Proteins encoded by one window of Thunnus thynnus chromosome 3, fThuThy2.1, whole genome shotgun sequence:
- the dctpp1 gene encoding glutamyl-tRNA(Gln) amidotransferase subunit B, mitochondrial has product MMATGGKKTCGLTNDESSVSSNGGSNGAFASNSHSAAVNGAAPEASARSKLQNGGAGTAERFTFSSEPTMEDIRRLQAEFTDERDWNQFHQPRNLLLAMVGEVGEVSELFQWRGEVAEGLPDWTESEREQLAQELSDVLIYLVELAEKCRVDLPQAVLRKMALNRLKYPASKVHGSAKKYTEYKD; this is encoded by the coding sequence ATGATGGCTACAGGCGGAAAGAAAACTTGTGGACTGACTAACGACGAGTCATCGGTGTCCTCAAACGGCGGCAGCAACGGCGCTTTTGCCAGCAACTCACACTCAGCTGCGGTGAACGGAGCTGCACCGGAAGCTTCAGCCCGCTCCAAACTGCAGAATGGAGGAGCTGGGACGGCGGAGAGGTTTACCTTCAGCTCCGAGCCCACCATGGAGGATATTCGGAGGTTGCAAGCGGAGTTCACGGACGAGCGGGACTGGAACCAGTTCCACCAGCCCCGCAACCTGCTGCTAGCCATGGTTGGGGAGGTGGGCGAGGTGTCGGAGCTCTTCCAGTGGCGGGGGGAGGTGGCCGAGGGCCTGCCGGACTGGACCGAGTCCGAACGGGAGCAGCTCGCCCAGGAACTCAGCGACGTGTTGATTTACCTGGTGGAACTCGCCGAGAAGTGTCGTGTCGACCTTCCCCAAGCGGTGCTCCGCAAAATGGCCctaaacagactgaaatatcccGCCAGCAAGGTGCACGGGTCGGCCAAGAAGTACACAGAATATAAGGACTAA